The following are encoded together in the Pedobacter steynii genome:
- a CDS encoding HEPN domain-containing protein, translating to MQSFRTELENPVVEKDIIDLEKKIREFREGKIHEEKFRSLRLARGVYGQRQPGVQMVRIKLPFGKVTFKQLLRIADVSDEYGSGNLHLTTRQDIQIHYVSLDRTPQLWQELEQDDVTIREACGNTVRNVTSSPDSGINPNELFDVSPYAHAFFTYFLRNPICQEMGRKIKFSFSSDEKDTAYSYIHDLGFIPKINEKGERGFKVMLGGGLGAQPFLASFVHDFLPEDQIIPYAESVLRVFDRYGERTNRNKARLKYLVQKLGLEELLRLIEEERVANKSKSFPIDRDTVPLPEPPALLEYPELDIINTLEYQHWRATNVVEQKQKGFYGVYVKVPVGDIKTDRARKLVEGISPYVADEIRITQNQGLLLKFVREGALPSLYLELKALDFATPGFDSIGDVTTCPGTDTCNLGISNSMSLSVALEEVIYEEFPELIYDKEIKIKISGCMNSCGQHGLAHIGFHGSSVKANGKVVPAVQVMLGGGTVGDGIGRVAERVIKAPSKRATAVLRTILNDFSANGEASESFHHYYDRQGKDYFYQLLKPLADLTNLKDEEYVDWGHEEIFNTAIGVGECAGVVIDLVATLLLEAGEKLSWARASFAAGAWSDAIYHTYAVFVNSAKALLLDKGVNSSTQIGVIREFDAHYVETGEVKLKSTFNELVLQINKNEPSAEFATAYLNEVENFYQQITAKREEKI from the coding sequence ATGCAAAGTTTTAGAACAGAGTTAGAAAATCCTGTTGTTGAAAAGGATATCATTGATCTTGAAAAAAAGATCAGAGAATTCCGTGAAGGGAAAATTCATGAAGAGAAATTTAGGAGCCTTCGCCTGGCCCGTGGTGTTTACGGACAAAGGCAGCCGGGGGTACAAATGGTACGTATTAAACTACCTTTTGGAAAAGTAACTTTTAAGCAACTCTTGCGCATTGCGGATGTTTCTGATGAGTATGGAAGTGGAAATCTACATTTAACTACCAGACAAGACATTCAGATTCATTATGTGAGCCTGGACAGGACCCCTCAGTTGTGGCAGGAGCTGGAACAGGATGATGTAACCATTCGTGAGGCTTGTGGTAATACCGTAAGGAATGTTACCTCTTCACCGGATTCGGGAATTAATCCGAATGAGTTGTTTGATGTTTCTCCTTATGCCCATGCTTTCTTTACTTATTTTTTGAGAAACCCTATTTGTCAGGAGATGGGTAGAAAGATTAAATTTTCTTTCTCCTCTGATGAAAAGGATACTGCATACAGCTATATTCATGACCTTGGTTTTATCCCAAAAATCAATGAAAAGGGAGAACGTGGTTTTAAAGTAATGCTGGGTGGCGGCCTGGGCGCACAACCTTTCCTGGCGAGTTTTGTACATGATTTTTTGCCGGAAGACCAGATCATTCCTTATGCAGAGTCTGTTTTAAGGGTGTTTGACCGTTATGGAGAGCGAACCAACCGCAATAAAGCACGTTTAAAATATTTAGTCCAGAAACTGGGACTCGAAGAATTGCTCAGGTTAATTGAGGAAGAAAGAGTCGCCAATAAATCCAAGTCCTTTCCGATCGACAGAGATACTGTTCCTTTGCCGGAGCCTCCGGCTTTGCTGGAATATCCTGAGCTTGATATTATCAATACCCTGGAGTATCAACACTGGCGTGCAACCAATGTGGTTGAACAAAAGCAGAAAGGTTTTTATGGTGTATATGTGAAAGTTCCTGTCGGTGATATTAAAACAGATCGGGCACGTAAACTGGTGGAAGGGATTTCCCCTTATGTTGCCGATGAGATCCGTATTACTCAAAATCAGGGATTATTATTAAAATTCGTGAGAGAAGGTGCTCTGCCTTCCCTATATTTAGAACTGAAAGCGTTGGATTTTGCAACCCCTGGATTTGACAGTATTGGAGATGTGACGACCTGCCCGGGTACAGATACCTGTAATCTCGGAATTTCGAACAGCATGTCCCTTTCGGTTGCCCTGGAAGAAGTGATTTATGAGGAATTTCCGGAACTGATTTATGATAAAGAAATCAAGATTAAAATCAGTGGATGTATGAATTCCTGTGGCCAGCATGGTCTGGCACATATCGGATTTCATGGCAGTTCTGTTAAGGCCAATGGGAAAGTTGTCCCGGCAGTACAGGTGATGTTGGGCGGTGGTACAGTAGGTGATGGAATCGGAAGGGTAGCGGAAAGAGTAATTAAAGCACCTTCAAAACGTGCTACAGCTGTACTGAGAACAATTTTAAATGACTTTAGTGCAAATGGAGAGGCCAGCGAAAGCTTTCACCATTATTACGACAGACAAGGGAAGGATTATTTTTACCAGTTGTTAAAGCCACTGGCCGATCTGACCAATCTGAAGGATGAAGAATATGTAGACTGGGGTCATGAGGAAATTTTTAACACGGCAATAGGCGTGGGAGAATGTGCCGGAGTAGTGATTGACCTGGTTGCGACCTTGCTTTTAGAGGCAGGAGAGAAACTGAGCTGGGCCAGGGCATCATTTGCAGCAGGAGCATGGTCTGATGCCATTTATCATACTTATGCTGTATTTGTAAATAGTGCAAAAGCATTGTTATTAGATAAGGGAGTAAACAGCAGTACGCAGATTGGTGTCATTCGTGAGTTTGATGCACATTATGTGGAAACAGGCGAGGTTAAATTAAAAAGTACCTTCAACGAGCTGGTGTTACAGATCAACAAGAACGAGCCTTCGGCGGAATTTGCTACGGCTTATTTGAACGAAGTGGAGAATTTTTATCAACAGATTACTGCAAAACGAGAGGAGAAAATTTAA
- the cobA gene encoding uroporphyrinogen-III C-methyltransferase has protein sequence MITQNINHKEPRITLVGAGPGDPELITMRGANALKSADVVLYDALVNEGILDYAGPDAIKVYVGKRSGEHSYAQDAINKLMVDYAINYGHVVRLKGGDPFVFGRGYEELDFAAGYSIPVTVVPGLSSSISVPGLQQIPVTHRGLSESFWVVTGTTTSGKISNDLYEAARSKATVVVLMGLGKLKEIVKLFQNEGKGQLPVAAIQSGSTENEKLAIGIVDTIVEVVEEKGIEAPALLVFGEVVSLHPSFLPIREFFNALKEEQ, from the coding sequence ATGATCACTCAAAATATAAATCATAAAGAACCCAGGATTACCCTGGTAGGTGCCGGACCAGGTGATCCTGAATTGATCACCATGAGAGGGGCAAATGCCTTGAAATCTGCAGATGTTGTCTTGTACGATGCTTTAGTGAATGAAGGCATATTGGATTATGCAGGCCCGGATGCCATCAAGGTGTATGTGGGCAAGCGCTCCGGAGAACATTCTTACGCTCAGGATGCGATCAATAAACTGATGGTAGACTATGCGATTAATTATGGGCATGTGGTGCGCTTAAAAGGTGGTGATCCTTTTGTTTTTGGCAGGGGATATGAAGAACTAGATTTCGCAGCTGGTTACAGCATTCCCGTAACCGTTGTTCCAGGTTTATCGAGCTCAATCTCTGTACCCGGGTTACAACAAATTCCGGTCACACACAGAGGCTTAAGCGAAAGCTTCTGGGTGGTAACAGGGACGACGACCTCGGGAAAGATCTCCAACGATCTTTATGAAGCCGCCAGATCTAAAGCAACAGTAGTTGTACTAATGGGTTTAGGCAAGCTGAAAGAGATTGTGAAGCTTTTCCAGAATGAAGGAAAAGGGCAGCTGCCGGTTGCGGCGATTCAAAGTGGCTCCACAGAAAATGAGAAACTTGCCATTGGCATTGTAGATACGATTGTGGAAGTAGTAGAAGAAAAAGGAATTGAAGCACCTGCCTTACTTGTGTTTGGAGAGGTAGTTTCCTTACATCCTTCTTTCCTGCCGATCAGGGAATTTTTCAACGCGCTTAAAGAGGAACAATAG